A region of the Sphingobium yanoikuyae genome:
GAAGGGCTGGCGCGCGGTTATATCGATCAGGTCGAAGCCTATCGCAGACGCAATGAGCAGCAGGAGAGGCTGATCATTCCGGCGCATTGATCCTCCGGCCGTTGCGTCATCGCGCTATCGACGGGAAATCAGGCGATCGATCACGTCCTGATGCGGGCCATCGGCACCGCATTCGCGCTCCAGTATCTTCTTGATCTTCTCTAGTTCGGCTTCGGTCAGATGTTCGATGCCGATGAAGTCGTTGCGCGCGGTCTCGATCGAACGGATCAGTTCGTCGAGCTTGGCCTGGATCGCGGCGCCGTCGCGGTTCTGGGCATTCTGGATCAGGAAGACCATCAGGAAGGTGACGATGGTCGTGCCGGTATTGATCACCAGTTGCCAAGTGTCGGAATAATGAAAGAAAGGGCCGGTCACGCCCCAGATCAATACCACGCCGACCGCCAGGATGAAGGCGAGCGGCTGGCCGGTCCAACTGGCGATCCGTGCCGACAGGGCGGAAAATATCCGATCCATGCAAACTCCTTTGGCTGTCCTGCGCATTTAGGCTCTGTTCAGCCATCTGCTGTCATGGCCATGCCCATGGCAATCATATCTTTTCGTGCAACGATCGGCGCGCTCGCCGGCTCCCTTCTGCTGGCCTCCTGCGCCAGTGTTTCTCCCGAATCACGCGTGCGTGCCGGGTTGATCGACGCCGGTCTTTCACCGCGAATGGCCGGCTGCATGGCCGAACGCATGGTCGATCGGCTCAGTCTAGTGCAGTTGCGACGGCTTCAGTCGATCGCATCGCTCCACAAGTCGCACATGGGCAAGATGAGCATGGACGAACTCCTCTATAAGGTCCGTGCGCTGGAGGATCCGGAGATATTTCTGGTGACCAGCAAGGCCGCTATCCACTGCTCCTTCTGACGCCGAATTCACAATAAAGCAGGGTCGAGCTCCGCAGGGGTTTTGCAATTTTGCAAAGTCGTTTTGCGAAATGGCTCTGGCCCTGCAACTTCGCCTGTGCTTAACCCGCCTCAACAGTTTTCCTGTGAACAAAGGACGGGCTAGCCCATGAACATTCACGAATATCAGGCGAAGGAACTGCTCGCCAAGTAT
Encoded here:
- a CDS encoding low affinity iron permease family protein, translated to MDRIFSALSARIASWTGQPLAFILAVGVVLIWGVTGPFFHYSDTWQLVINTGTTIVTFLMVFLIQNAQNRDGAAIQAKLDELIRSIETARNDFIGIEHLTEAELEKIKKILERECGADGPHQDVIDRLISRR